In Massilia forsythiae, one DNA window encodes the following:
- a CDS encoding DUF305 domain-containing protein: MGNYLRFGAMIVCSTLVMFGLIYLNTYTPAHAHFSQTRAWMALVMGAAMAIVMLAFMRGMYRDGRRNAAIFASAAAAFAVSLWLVRSQATVDDVAYMRAMIPHHSIAIMTSERARIRDPRVRKLDDGIVATQRREIAEMDALIAGIESNGVRH; encoded by the coding sequence ATGGGAAACTACCTGCGCTTTGGCGCCATGATCGTGTGCTCGACGCTGGTGATGTTCGGACTCATATACCTGAACACGTACACGCCGGCCCACGCCCACTTCAGCCAGACGCGCGCGTGGATGGCACTGGTCATGGGAGCGGCGATGGCGATCGTCATGCTGGCTTTCATGCGCGGAATGTACCGGGACGGGCGCCGCAACGCCGCCATCTTCGCGAGCGCCGCCGCGGCATTCGCCGTGTCGCTATGGCTGGTGCGCAGCCAGGCGACGGTCGACGACGTCGCTTACATGCGCGCCATGATTCCGCACCATTCCATCGCCATCATGACCAGCGAGCGGGCGCGCATCCGCGACCCGCGCGTGCGCAAGCTTGACGACGGCATCGTCGCCACACAGCGCCGCGAAATCGCCGAGATGGATGCGTTGATCGCCGGCATCGAAAGCAACGGCGTACGGCACTGA
- a CDS encoding DUF421 domain-containing protein gives MKLSLATGLAAIALLIGLQFAITWTSVRSRFVSDIVKTVPTLVVQDGRFLDAAMKEVRVTADEVRSALRRCGIGTMEQVAAVVLESDGSLSVMSVSQAGDRSACAGVRGSAMQT, from the coding sequence ATGAAGCTTAGCCTGGCTACCGGCCTCGCGGCCATCGCACTGCTGATCGGCCTGCAGTTCGCTATCACCTGGACATCTGTGCGTTCGCGGTTTGTCAGCGACATCGTGAAGACCGTCCCGACGCTGGTGGTTCAGGATGGCCGTTTTCTCGATGCGGCAATGAAGGAGGTACGTGTGACCGCCGATGAGGTGCGTAGCGCGCTACGGCGGTGCGGCATTGGAACGATGGAACAGGTGGCCGCCGTTGTGCTCGAGAGCGACGGCAGCCTTTCCGTGATGTCGGTGTCACAGGCCGGCGACCGTTCCGCCTGCGCCGGCGTACGCGGCAGCGCCATGCAGACCTAG
- a CDS encoding LysM peptidoglycan-binding domain-containing protein, whose amino-acid sequence MKKSLILFLCIPLFSACHKESPPHVENSTAMTVPTNGNAVRPVATLPVTPQDTAVASATVSKSSTESGSVGSSSVSSTGSGGEDMYLVSEGDTLWGIAKKNGISETDLAKWNEVDNPRELQIGRKLRLSAK is encoded by the coding sequence ATGAAAAAATCACTGATTTTGTTTTTATGCATTCCACTTTTTTCGGCATGTCATAAAGAAAGTCCGCCGCATGTCGAAAATTCGACTGCTATGACGGTCCCTACCAATGGAAATGCGGTGAGACCGGTAGCCACACTACCTGTTACTCCCCAGGACACCGCAGTTGCCTCAGCAACTGTAAGTAAATCTTCAACTGAATCCGGTTCTGTGGGTTCATCCAGTGTCAGTTCAACTGGATCCGGGGGTGAAGACATGTATCTGGTAAGCGAGGGAGACACGTTGTGGGGGATCGCCAAGAAGAATGGTATTAGCGAAACCGACCTTGCAAAGTGGAATGAGGTTGACAATCCAAGAGAGCTACAGATAGGCCGTAAGTTACGACTGTCCGCTAAATGA
- a CDS encoding DUF2231 domain-containing protein, whose translation MTAGRPPSTSSIASALFNLLDPIPFGFFVGVLIFDFAYASTATILWIKSAAWLVSLGLVFAIVPQLINLYRVWFARRRVRARGEVVNFWLNVAGIVAALLNAFVHSRDAYGAIPDALWLSVVTVAALGAGRILLAGQLPAYKELNNEQA comes from the coding sequence ATGACAGCAGGACGACCTCCATCCACATCCAGCATCGCTTCGGCGCTATTCAATCTTCTCGATCCGATACCATTCGGCTTTTTCGTCGGCGTATTGATCTTCGACTTTGCCTATGCCAGCACCGCGACCATTCTGTGGATTAAAAGCGCTGCCTGGCTCGTCAGCCTCGGCCTTGTTTTCGCCATTGTGCCGCAGTTGATCAACCTGTACCGTGTCTGGTTCGCGCGGCGTCGCGTGCGCGCTCGCGGCGAGGTCGTCAATTTCTGGCTCAACGTCGCCGGTATCGTCGCCGCGCTCCTGAACGCCTTCGTGCACAGCCGCGATGCATACGGGGCGATCCCGGATGCCCTGTGGCTGTCCGTCGTGACCGTCGCAGCGCTGGGCGCCGGCCGGATCCTCCTGGCAGGACAACTCCCGGCCTACAAGGAGCTTAACAATGAACAAGCATAA
- a CDS encoding DUF2254 family protein, whose protein sequence is MPSDYVERPHAMREQCRMLLNPLRDRLWIKPLIACALSVAGVLLAHLADSMVVDGSVPQVMQTSVVELLKIIAASMLAIAAVAVASMVSAYASAGQVATARAFPLIVADDLLQNALSIFMGAFIFGIVGISAAMNGYYGRAGRFTLFVLMVVVLVIVVIVVLTFVRWVDRIARLGRIGAIIEKVEQATAASLARRQRQPWMGSVTAAATVQGIAVHGGQTGYIQHIDIARLQRLAEPALQRAERAMVFPDDIEQVRARHADYWHGPVLPSLPEAAVRHRSPASP, encoded by the coding sequence ATGCCCAGCGACTACGTCGAACGCCCCCATGCCATGCGAGAACAATGCCGAATGCTGCTTAACCCGCTGCGTGACCGGTTATGGATCAAGCCGCTGATCGCGTGCGCCCTGTCGGTCGCCGGGGTACTGCTCGCCCACCTGGCGGACAGCATGGTGGTCGACGGCTCCGTGCCACAGGTGATGCAGACTTCCGTCGTGGAACTGTTGAAGATCATCGCGGCCAGCATGCTGGCCATCGCCGCGGTCGCGGTCGCGTCGATGGTGTCCGCGTACGCATCGGCCGGCCAGGTCGCCACGGCGCGCGCGTTTCCGCTGATCGTCGCCGACGACCTGTTGCAGAACGCCCTGTCGATCTTCATGGGCGCCTTCATCTTCGGCATCGTGGGCATCAGCGCCGCCATGAACGGCTATTATGGACGCGCCGGGCGGTTCACCCTGTTCGTGCTGATGGTGGTGGTCCTGGTGATCGTGGTGATCGTGGTGCTGACCTTCGTACGCTGGGTCGACCGGATCGCCCGCCTCGGCCGTATCGGGGCGATCATCGAGAAGGTCGAGCAGGCGACGGCTGCATCGCTGGCGCGCCGGCAGCGCCAGCCCTGGATGGGCAGCGTGACGGCCGCAGCTACCGTGCAGGGAATCGCCGTGCATGGCGGACAGACCGGCTACATCCAGCACATCGACATCGCGCGCCTGCAACGCCTTGCCGAACCGGCGCTGCAGCGTGCGGAACGCGCTATGGTATTTCCCGATGACATTGAGCAAGTGCGCGCACGCCATGCCGACTACTGGCACGGACCGGTTCTTCCCAGCCTTCCGGAAGCAGCGGTCAGACACCGATCCCCGGCTTCGCCATGA
- a CDS encoding mechanosensitive ion channel family protein: MALAIAIAAIVYTVLHMAKRIVVGRLATFAATTATYLDDLAVGMLSATHPLFMLSLGIYAGAHWLLLPEGTTTVLSRLVIAALLLQCARWGGVGVHGWLHHYRVQRSTADAASTTSTAALGFVARTALWLIIALMILDNFGLNITTLVASLGIGGIAVALAIQNILGDLFSSLSIVLDKPFVVGDFITVDDIAGTVEYVGLKTTRIRALGGEQVVFSNSDLLKSRIRNYKRMQTRRIVFTVGVVYEISKSQLLAIPRILREIVDAQPQARFDRAHFKAYGASSLDFETVYIVQTPDYGVYMDIQQEINVALFERFGQEGIGFAYPTQTVYLSHQGKNAAEAP; encoded by the coding sequence ATGGCCCTCGCCATCGCCATCGCCGCCATCGTTTACACGGTCCTGCACATGGCCAAGCGCATCGTCGTCGGCCGGCTGGCGACGTTCGCCGCGACCACTGCGACCTACCTCGACGACCTCGCCGTCGGCATGCTGTCGGCCACCCATCCCCTGTTCATGCTATCGCTCGGGATCTATGCCGGTGCGCACTGGCTGCTGTTGCCGGAAGGCACCACGACCGTGCTGTCGCGCCTGGTGATCGCCGCGCTGCTGCTGCAGTGCGCGCGCTGGGGTGGCGTCGGCGTGCACGGCTGGCTGCACCACTACCGGGTCCAGCGCAGTACGGCGGACGCGGCCAGTACCACGTCGACCGCGGCGCTGGGGTTCGTGGCGCGCACCGCGCTATGGCTCATCATCGCCCTCATGATCCTGGATAACTTCGGCTTGAACATCACGACGCTCGTGGCCAGCCTCGGCATCGGCGGCATCGCCGTCGCGCTGGCGATCCAGAACATCCTCGGCGACCTGTTTTCCTCGCTGTCGATCGTCCTCGACAAGCCGTTCGTGGTCGGCGATTTCATCACCGTGGACGACATCGCCGGCACCGTCGAGTACGTCGGCCTGAAGACCACGCGCATCCGCGCCCTGGGCGGCGAACAGGTCGTGTTTTCGAACAGCGACCTGCTCAAGAGCCGCATCCGCAACTACAAGCGCATGCAGACCCGCCGCATCGTGTTCACGGTCGGCGTCGTCTACGAGATCAGCAAGTCCCAACTGCTGGCGATCCCGCGCATCCTCCGCGAGATCGTCGATGCGCAGCCGCAGGCCAGGTTCGACCGTGCCCACTTCAAGGCCTACGGCGCGTCGTCGCTGGACTTCGAGACGGTGTACATCGTGCAGACGCCGGACTACGGCGTGTACATGGACATCCAGCAGGAAATCAATGTCGCCCTGTTCGAACGTTTCGGACAGGAAGGGATCGGCTTTGCCTATCCGACGCAGACGGTCTATCTCTCGCATCAAGGGAAGAACGCGGCGGAGGCGCCATGA
- a CDS encoding cation:proton antiporter, whose protein sequence is MLDILAICLVTTALLSYVNHQWIRLPTTIGVMVIAMVLSLAIVLLDWLGIASSVRDQEQAFLRSIDFSEVLMQAMLSFLLFAGAMHIKLASLHQHQWQIGALAVAGTVLSTAAVGGGMWLVLPLLGIDLPLLYCLLFGALISPTDPIAVMGILKSAGAPQDLELVIAGESLFNDGVGVVLFSLLLGMLASGGTPTVQAASFLLLHEAGGGLLLGAVLGYITYRMLKSIDQYHVEVMLTLAAVAGGYALASRLHVSGPLAMVVAGLMIGNGGRDHAMSDITRRYVDMFWELLDEILNAVLFVLLGMEVIMITFTPSLLVGGAAAVVVTLAARTATVGVPVAAGARWFGLPGGSAPVLVWGGLRGAISVALALSLPPGHARDVVLTLTYCVVVFSILVQGVSLGHVVRAVIATEEPAPVKARGNTAD, encoded by the coding sequence ATGCTGGATATCCTCGCCATTTGTCTTGTTACAACCGCCCTCCTCAGCTACGTCAACCATCAATGGATCCGCCTGCCGACGACCATCGGCGTCATGGTCATCGCCATGGTATTGTCTCTTGCAATCGTCCTGCTGGACTGGCTCGGCATTGCATCGTCGGTACGCGACCAGGAACAGGCGTTCCTGCGCTCGATCGACTTTTCCGAAGTGCTGATGCAGGCCATGTTGTCCTTCCTGCTGTTCGCCGGCGCGATGCACATCAAACTGGCGTCGCTCCACCAGCACCAGTGGCAAATCGGCGCGCTCGCCGTTGCGGGCACCGTCCTGTCGACGGCGGCAGTCGGGGGCGGCATGTGGCTGGTGCTGCCATTGCTGGGCATCGATTTGCCCCTGTTGTATTGCCTGCTGTTCGGCGCCCTGATTTCGCCGACCGATCCCATCGCGGTAATGGGGATCCTGAAATCGGCCGGGGCGCCACAGGACCTCGAACTTGTCATTGCCGGCGAGTCCTTGTTCAACGACGGCGTCGGCGTCGTCCTGTTTTCGCTATTGCTGGGCATGCTTGCCAGCGGCGGCACGCCCACCGTTCAAGCTGCTTCTTTCCTGTTGTTGCACGAGGCCGGCGGCGGACTGCTGCTTGGCGCCGTGCTCGGTTATATCACCTACCGCATGTTGAAAAGCATCGACCAGTATCACGTTGAAGTCATGCTGACCCTGGCGGCGGTGGCCGGGGGCTACGCGCTCGCCAGCCGCCTGCACGTATCGGGCCCCCTGGCAATGGTGGTCGCCGGACTCATGATCGGCAATGGCGGACGCGACCATGCCATGTCGGATATCACGCGGCGCTACGTCGACATGTTCTGGGAACTGCTGGACGAGATCCTCAACGCCGTGCTGTTCGTCCTGCTCGGCATGGAAGTGATCATGATCACGTTCACGCCATCCCTGCTGGTCGGCGGCGCCGCCGCGGTGGTGGTAACCCTGGCCGCACGGACAGCGACGGTGGGCGTGCCGGTCGCTGCCGGCGCGCGCTGGTTCGGCTTGCCCGGCGGGTCGGCACCCGTGCTGGTATGGGGCGGCCTGCGCGGCGCCATCTCGGTTGCACTCGCGTTGTCGCTGCCGCCGGGGCACGCCCGTGACGTCGTGCTGACCCTGACCTATTGCGTCGTCGTCTTCTCGATCCTGGTCCAGGGCGTGAGCCTCGGACACGTCGTGCGCGCGGTGATCGCGACGGAGGAGCCGGCGCCGGTGAAGGCGCGCGGGAACACGGCCGATTGA
- a CDS encoding mechanosensitive ion channel family protein, protein MNKEIAIVYQRLNALGADAMRLLPNLVIALFVFLAFLLAAGFIRKLVQRINARKYHHNLVLVLGRMTQWSVGLLGMLLAITIAFPSFTPANLVSALGITGIAIGFAFKDIFENFLAGILILLTEPFRIGDQIVFRDFEGTIEQIEARATKMRTYDGRLVVIPNSDLYKGSFIVNTAFPERRLQYDVVVGNGDDIATAKRIMLDAVRSVREVAATPAPDALVVAYADAGVRIRIRWWVKPPRRADALDLQDQVLERVKVALTAHGIDLPFPTCHVLFHDQTESTDGDRRHQREGWPAGTGKVPDPAGVARAVRDSDSGRSTPDA, encoded by the coding sequence ATGAACAAGGAAATCGCCATCGTCTACCAGCGTCTGAACGCCTTGGGCGCCGATGCCATGCGCCTGCTGCCCAACCTGGTCATCGCCCTGTTCGTGTTCCTGGCCTTCCTGCTGGCCGCAGGTTTCATCCGCAAACTGGTACAGCGCATCAACGCGAGGAAATACCACCATAACCTGGTGCTCGTGCTCGGGCGGATGACGCAATGGAGCGTGGGCCTGCTTGGCATGCTGCTCGCAATCACGATCGCATTTCCCTCATTCACGCCGGCGAACCTCGTCAGCGCACTCGGCATTACGGGCATCGCCATCGGCTTCGCGTTCAAGGATATCTTCGAAAATTTTTTGGCCGGCATCCTGATCCTGCTGACCGAGCCCTTCCGGATCGGCGACCAGATTGTGTTCCGCGACTTCGAGGGTACAATCGAACAGATCGAGGCACGGGCCACGAAGATGCGCACGTATGACGGCCGGCTGGTGGTCATTCCCAACTCGGACCTGTACAAAGGCTCGTTTATTGTCAATACTGCCTTCCCCGAGCGCCGCCTCCAGTACGACGTCGTGGTCGGGAACGGCGACGACATCGCCACGGCCAAGCGCATCATGCTCGATGCGGTGCGCTCGGTGCGGGAAGTGGCGGCGACGCCCGCGCCCGATGCCCTGGTCGTGGCGTATGCGGACGCCGGCGTCAGGATCCGAATCCGCTGGTGGGTCAAGCCGCCGCGCCGGGCCGACGCGCTGGACCTGCAGGACCAAGTGCTGGAACGCGTCAAGGTGGCGCTGACGGCGCACGGCATCGACCTGCCGTTTCCAACATGCCATGTGCTGTTCCATGACCAGACCGAAAGCACGGACGGCGACCGGCGACACCAACGCGAAGGCTGGCCGGCGGGAACCGGCAAGGTTCCCGACCCGGCAGGGGTAGCAAGGGCGGTGCGTGACAGTGACAGTGGCCGGTCCACGCCGGACGCCTGA
- a CDS encoding PRC-barrel domain-containing protein, protein MLTISSKKTGVSALAFAAAVLFFHESVVQAQPADVTTKTTQHRLLVSDMMKSSVIGSANKNIGEIRDLVIDMTSGKVRYAILEFDPGFSNLKNCLRFPSRRSLSTRMGKAWHTVKFLGRKLNGPLWTSVTGFAPWTTRPS, encoded by the coding sequence ATGTTAACTATTTCCTCCAAAAAGACGGGCGTTTCCGCACTTGCCTTTGCCGCTGCGGTCTTGTTTTTTCATGAATCTGTTGTCCAGGCGCAACCCGCCGACGTCACGACGAAGACGACCCAGCACCGCTTGCTGGTGTCGGACATGATGAAAAGCAGCGTGATTGGCAGTGCCAACAAAAACATTGGCGAAATCAGGGACTTGGTTATTGATATGACGTCTGGCAAGGTACGGTACGCAATCCTCGAGTTCGATCCAGGTTTTTCAAATCTGAAAAATTGTTTGCGATTCCCGTCGCGGCGCTCGCTGTCAACGCGAATGGGAAAGGCTTGGCATACCGTGAAGTTTCTCGGGCGCAAGTTGAACGGGCCGCTTTGGACAAGCGTGACTGGGTTCGCGCCGTGGACAACAAGGCCTTCTTGA
- a CDS encoding PRC-barrel domain-containing protein, producing the protein MDNKAFLTGTDQAYGFKPPAGTARSMRASRIIGRDVNSRAGKDIGKIKDLVVDVDTGNVKYAVLSFDPSWFTAGKLFAFPLTSFKVENDKDELMLDVDKNMLASMKNFDADKWGSLNDLNRDNLVNTLPQSAVAK; encoded by the coding sequence GTGGACAACAAGGCCTTCTTGACGGGTACGGATCAGGCGTATGGCTTCAAGCCCCCTGCTGGAACCGCGCGGTCCATGCGCGCCAGCCGGATCATCGGTCGCGATGTCAACAGTCGCGCGGGTAAGGATATCGGCAAGATCAAGGATCTGGTCGTCGATGTCGACACCGGCAATGTCAAGTATGCAGTCCTTTCGTTCGACCCGAGTTGGTTCACTGCGGGCAAATTATTCGCCTTCCCATTGACATCGTTTAAGGTAGAAAATGATAAGGACGAATTGATGCTCGACGTCGACAAGAACATGCTGGCTTCGATGAAAAACTTCGACGCGGACAAGTGGGGAAGCCTGAACGATCTCAATCGCGACAACCTCGTCAACACCTTGCCGCAGAGCGCAGTCGCCAAGTAG
- a CDS encoding four-helix bundle copper-binding protein: protein MSTTSFQDCIDACNACADACDNCAAMCLGEEDVKAMARCISNDIDCAQLCRTAASLMSRNSVHAAAMCRLCAQACEACATECARHDMAHCQQCAAACKDCAAACAQMAAA, encoded by the coding sequence ATGAGCACCACCAGTTTTCAGGACTGTATCGACGCCTGCAACGCCTGCGCCGATGCCTGCGACAATTGCGCGGCCATGTGCCTCGGCGAGGAGGATGTCAAGGCAATGGCGCGTTGCATTTCCAATGACATCGACTGCGCTCAGCTGTGCCGCACAGCGGCGAGCTTGATGTCGCGGAACAGCGTCCATGCAGCGGCCATGTGCAGGTTGTGCGCGCAAGCCTGCGAGGCCTGCGCAACGGAATGCGCACGTCACGATATGGCGCATTGCCAGCAGTGCGCCGCTGCGTGCAAAGACTGCGCTGCGGCATGCGCTCAGATGGCGGCGGCATGA
- a CDS encoding PQQ-dependent sugar dehydrogenase: MNKHKWGRGGALAMGAGLAMLLGACGDKARMDPAQQAGPAPELPRAKDFLVPPMQVPDGVGWKGDAKPQVVPGLQIDKIASGLLHPRQLLVLPNQDVLVVEANGPGEEAVTTPKQVVAGLVKGRSGKGGRGGNRITLLRKKPGGSGEWEQHVYIEHLHSPFGIQLVGDTLYVANTGNIMKYRYTPGETRMSDPGIELGDLPDTVNHHWTKALLASPDGTKLYVGSGSNSNITENGLEVEYRRAAVLEVDTATGASRIFASGIRNPTGLQWEPQSGKLWAIANERDEIGDNLVPDYLTSVQEKGFYGWPYSYYGQHVDQRVRPQRPDLVKRAIKPDYALGSHVAALGLLFYTGSNLPQRYRGGAFVSEHGSWNRSPLSGYQVVYVPFENGMPKGDPQPIVTGFHSSDEKSLYGAPVGLAQDGEGSLLIADDVGNVIWRVRSAPQ; the protein is encoded by the coding sequence ATGAACAAGCATAAATGGGGCCGGGGGGGCGCACTGGCCATGGGAGCCGGCCTCGCGATGCTGCTGGGGGCCTGCGGCGACAAGGCCAGGATGGATCCCGCGCAGCAGGCGGGGCCTGCTCCGGAGTTGCCCAGAGCGAAGGACTTCCTGGTTCCGCCGATGCAGGTTCCAGACGGTGTCGGCTGGAAGGGCGATGCCAAGCCGCAGGTCGTACCCGGCCTGCAAATCGACAAAATTGCGTCGGGATTGCTGCATCCCCGCCAGCTATTGGTCCTGCCCAACCAGGATGTACTGGTCGTCGAGGCGAATGGGCCGGGGGAAGAAGCGGTCACTACGCCGAAGCAGGTCGTCGCCGGGTTGGTCAAGGGCCGTTCAGGAAAGGGCGGCAGGGGCGGCAACCGCATAACCTTGCTGCGCAAGAAACCTGGCGGTTCCGGCGAGTGGGAACAGCACGTCTACATTGAACACCTCCATTCGCCTTTCGGCATCCAGCTGGTCGGCGACACACTGTACGTGGCGAACACCGGCAACATCATGAAGTACCGGTACACGCCCGGCGAGACCAGGATGTCCGACCCTGGCATTGAACTCGGCGACCTGCCCGACACAGTCAACCACCACTGGACAAAGGCCCTGCTGGCCAGCCCGGACGGCACGAAGTTGTATGTCGGCAGCGGCTCGAACAGCAATATCACGGAAAACGGACTCGAGGTCGAATACCGGCGTGCCGCCGTGCTTGAAGTCGACACGGCGACCGGTGCCAGCCGGATATTTGCGTCGGGTATACGTAATCCAACCGGTCTGCAATGGGAGCCGCAATCCGGCAAGCTCTGGGCCATCGCCAACGAGCGCGATGAAATCGGCGACAATCTCGTTCCCGACTACCTGACGTCGGTGCAGGAAAAAGGATTCTATGGCTGGCCCTACAGCTATTACGGCCAGCATGTCGACCAGCGTGTCCGGCCCCAACGCCCCGACCTGGTCAAGCGCGCCATCAAGCCCGACTACGCGCTCGGCTCGCACGTGGCGGCTCTGGGCTTGCTGTTCTACACCGGGAGTAACCTGCCGCAACGATACAGGGGCGGCGCGTTCGTCAGCGAGCACGGCAGCTGGAATCGCTCTCCGCTGAGCGGCTACCAAGTCGTGTACGTCCCGTTTGAAAACGGCATGCCGAAGGGCGACCCGCAGCCCATCGTGACGGGCTTTCATTCATCCGATGAAAAGAGCCTGTACGGCGCGCCAGTGGGATTGGCGCAGGACGGAGAAGGCTCCTTGCTGATCGCCGACGATGTCGGCAATGTGATCTGGCGCGTCAGGAGCGCCCCGCAGTAG